A single window of Catenulispora sp. MAP5-51 DNA harbors:
- a CDS encoding serpin family protein, which yields MTAQVVPLQHVGEIRGFAERLLTSVLHDGAVLAAYGDFTCSPIGLWLALSAVASGAGSDTARELRGLLGVAGPEAASAVTEVTAQLARVEGVAAATGVWSRIPVYRDYRERLPDVGFGHLDPADVSAIDAWVREATDGLIRELPDRPNGEELLLLVSALQLAGDWASPRFERQKTTDQVFTDVQGTEHLVPTMATTLPQPSYAWTVEAPSGKAEDEVVVVALLCTAEPGRLPLQVSCVLGAPGRGPADVLPAAWSAQKSRRPIDADRVTVALPRLHLHTRLQAERLLASLGAPLAGSGLADFSGMSPEPLRVDRLIQESVLRIDEEGVRAEAITQVWKSSRGRGRRAERTRHIAFDRPFGLVVFAGSTGLPLFTAWQASAPRSPYL from the coding sequence GTGACGGCACAAGTCGTCCCACTTCAACATGTCGGTGAGATTCGGGGGTTCGCGGAGCGGCTGCTGACGTCGGTGCTCCACGACGGGGCGGTACTGGCTGCGTATGGTGACTTCACTTGCTCGCCCATCGGGTTGTGGCTCGCGTTGTCGGCGGTAGCGTCCGGAGCGGGATCGGATACGGCTCGGGAGCTGCGTGGACTGCTTGGTGTGGCCGGGCCGGAGGCCGCTTCCGCCGTCACCGAGGTGACGGCGCAGTTGGCGCGGGTTGAAGGGGTTGCGGCCGCGACAGGCGTGTGGTCGCGGATCCCGGTCTACCGGGACTACCGTGAGCGTCTGCCGGACGTCGGCTTCGGCCACCTGGACCCCGCCGATGTCTCGGCGATCGACGCCTGGGTCAGAGAGGCGACCGACGGGTTGATCCGTGAGCTGCCGGACCGTCCGAACGGGGAAGAGCTGCTTCTGCTCGTCAGCGCGCTCCAACTGGCCGGTGATTGGGCCTCGCCGCGCTTCGAGCGGCAGAAGACCACCGACCAGGTCTTCACCGACGTCCAGGGGACCGAGCATCTCGTCCCGACCATGGCCACGACGCTGCCGCAGCCCTCGTATGCCTGGACCGTGGAGGCCCCCTCCGGGAAGGCTGAGGACGAGGTGGTCGTGGTGGCGCTGCTCTGCACCGCAGAACCCGGCCGGCTGCCGCTGCAGGTGAGCTGTGTGCTGGGGGCGCCGGGTCGAGGTCCGGCGGACGTCCTACCCGCGGCCTGGTCGGCGCAGAAGAGTCGACGACCGATCGACGCCGACCGGGTCACCGTCGCGCTCCCGCGGCTGCACCTGCACACACGCCTGCAGGCGGAGCGGCTGCTCGCCTCGCTCGGAGCGCCGCTGGCCGGGTCCGGGCTCGCGGACTTCTCCGGCATGTCCCCTGAACCACTGCGCGTCGACAGGCTCATCCAGGAGTCGGTGCTGAGGATCGACGAGGAGGGTGTCAGGGCGGAGGCGATCACGCAGGTCTGGAAGAGCAGTCGGGGCCGCGGCCGGCGCGCTGAACGGACCAGGCACATCGCGTTCGACAGGCCGTTCGGCCTCGTGGTGTTCGCCGGCAGCACGGGACTGCCGTTGTTCACCGCCTGGCAGGCGTCGGCACCCCGGTCGCCCTATCTCTGA
- a CDS encoding MBL fold metallo-hydrolase produces MSSTIHHSHEGDPLGPATTVELADGVYGYVQPDGSWWINNTAFLVGRHGVVSVDTCATAARTRGYLAAVRAVTDQPIRTLINTHHHGDHTHGNRLLAPATVIGHERMREALIEAGLPGPAHAAVWGDVPWGDLELEPPSVTFRDRITVHVDDLRCEVVNVGSAAHTVSDSYVWIPQHSLLIAGDLVFNGGTPFVLMGSVEGAIRVLEEQIKPLGARTIVPGHGPVCGPEAVDDVLGYLRYVKAVAEQGLAAGLTPLEAAREIGLGEYADRTDSERLVGNLHRAYAESAGAEPGAEIDLPAALIDMVAFNGGKPLRCLA; encoded by the coding sequence ATGAGCAGCACGATCCACCACTCCCACGAGGGTGATCCGCTGGGGCCCGCCACGACGGTCGAACTGGCCGACGGCGTGTACGGCTACGTGCAGCCGGACGGCTCGTGGTGGATCAACAACACCGCCTTCCTGGTGGGCCGGCACGGCGTGGTCAGTGTGGACACGTGTGCCACCGCCGCGCGCACCCGCGGCTATCTCGCAGCCGTGCGAGCGGTCACCGACCAGCCCATCAGAACTCTGATCAACACCCACCACCACGGCGACCACACCCACGGCAACCGGCTGCTGGCCCCGGCGACGGTGATCGGGCACGAGCGGATGCGCGAGGCCCTGATCGAGGCCGGGCTGCCGGGTCCGGCACACGCCGCGGTGTGGGGCGACGTGCCCTGGGGCGACCTGGAACTGGAGCCGCCGTCGGTGACCTTCCGGGACCGGATCACCGTCCACGTCGACGACCTCCGGTGCGAGGTGGTCAACGTGGGGAGCGCGGCGCACACCGTCAGCGACAGTTACGTGTGGATCCCGCAGCACTCGCTGCTGATCGCCGGCGACCTGGTCTTCAACGGCGGTACCCCGTTCGTGCTGATGGGCTCGGTCGAGGGCGCGATCCGGGTACTGGAGGAGCAGATCAAGCCGCTCGGCGCGCGCACGATCGTGCCGGGCCACGGTCCGGTGTGCGGACCCGAGGCGGTCGACGACGTGCTCGGCTACCTGCGTTATGTCAAAGCGGTGGCGGAGCAGGGTCTGGCCGCCGGTCTGACGCCGTTGGAAGCGGCACGGGAGATCGGCCTCGGCGAGTACGCCGACCGGACCGATTCCGAGCGCCTGGTGGGGAATCTGCACCGAGCGTACGCGGAATCGGCCGGCGCGGAGCCTGGCGCCGAGATCGACCTCCCAGCGGCGCTGATCGACATGGTGGCGTTCAACGGCGGAAAGCCGCTGCGCTGTCTGGCTTGA
- a CDS encoding sensor domain-containing protein, giving the protein MTDKDDPGYTYDASKDDTSTKDSPDVVTSGGSICQTLADAMGALSTKYGTTVEVDRKLTDQAKGYMIISSVSVLPSVDKASAVISDLTAGLNGCTTLSMTPQDGQSVSIAFDGTSILMGNDQVGCVAYISNGDKTLLMGIVEARVGTAVSVVALYEPETEDTTALHQMGTTLTNLSDIQFQRLKGAEAIS; this is encoded by the coding sequence TTGACCGACAAGGACGACCCCGGTTACACCTACGATGCCTCAAAGGACGACACGTCGACCAAGGACAGCCCGGATGTTGTGACATCCGGAGGCAGCATCTGCCAGACGCTCGCGGACGCGATGGGCGCCCTGTCCACGAAGTACGGGACGACTGTCGAGGTCGACCGGAAGCTCACTGATCAGGCCAAGGGCTACATGATCATCTCGTCGGTGTCGGTGTTGCCGTCCGTCGACAAAGCCTCGGCGGTGATCTCCGACCTGACTGCGGGCCTGAACGGGTGCACAACCCTGTCCATGACTCCTCAGGACGGCCAGTCGGTCTCCATTGCGTTCGACGGGACCTCGATACTGATGGGGAATGACCAAGTCGGCTGTGTCGCCTACATATCCAACGGCGACAAGACCTTGCTGATGGGCATCGTAGAGGCCCGAGTCGGTACGGCCGTTTCGGTGGTCGCCCTCTACGAGCCCGAAACGGAGGACACCACGGCTCTGCACCAGATGGGTACGACGCTCACCAACCTGTCCGACATCCAGTTTCAGCGGTTGAAGGGCGCGGAAGCCATCAGCTGA
- a CDS encoding cell wall-binding repeat-containing protein produces the protein MSISALSIAALGVPMAAAADADTAAPVTLRVGFAGTCSDAAPRADGALYCTLAGATAAAQPGDSVLVGELGATDKIAGSGAPGKPITVFSHYADQTFTDNSWQTVVSVTGQHDVVVRDIRLGGLDASGSSALTVNHVLVTPLNSAADNRLAPFGIRLSATTDSTVTDSHVDADNTDGNNLAVGILVENGSDRTTVSGTILGDVYGTGIQVTDSKDVRLVSDTAAGNIADVVLSGASTGAVVENDIFADGGPQPALTVAVTAIANTLVGHNLFGSAGRTTSVLWGTSVYATGQAFDSALLGSADLDGAAQLDTSNDPDWPATPQEYFVAPSYRLTWNSPAIDSADAAAPGEPAVDRVDDPDVADTGSGSVGYADRGAREFTGMQTRPFTATASLGLSPQNYLDATVHTDGMFQWSGPVSALYSYGDGSATTSQSTHHYPAAGTYHGTVTFTGQKGETATAEFTASPAPTKVTPMVSSFQPNANDPHLITISASGGPGATYDFEFGDGQSDKNNYAGYSDHYYAASGTYTVTVTVRDQNGWTGTASTQVTVTIPGQTPPPPPPAGAGGTVTRVGGRDRYETAIDASLRQFPGGTAKAVVLARGDAFADALAGGPLAAHVGGPLLLTDPKDLGTPTAAEIDRVLGHDHSRTVYLLGGESAISPAVEKQVRALGYRIVRYGGASRFDTALKIAQDGMGATATVVVARGDDFADALAAGPLAANRGAVLVLSDKNRMDPATAAFVQAHQTVIAVGGPAWDAVAKQVPARGKQIETAVGNDRYATAANTVQLFHLSAVTLFGVATGTTFPDALSGGALMAAAGQPLLLTDPNALPADTARELTVDGKRKANVTLFGGQAAISDSVEEQIAALVELHP, from the coding sequence ATGTCGATATCAGCGCTCTCTATTGCGGCGCTGGGCGTGCCGATGGCGGCTGCCGCCGACGCCGATACGGCCGCGCCGGTGACGCTTCGCGTCGGTTTCGCCGGGACGTGCTCCGACGCCGCGCCGCGCGCCGACGGTGCTCTGTACTGCACGCTCGCCGGCGCGACCGCCGCCGCCCAGCCCGGCGACTCGGTGCTGGTCGGTGAACTCGGAGCGACGGACAAGATCGCCGGCTCGGGCGCACCGGGCAAACCGATCACCGTCTTCAGCCACTACGCCGACCAGACCTTCACCGACAACAGCTGGCAGACCGTGGTGAGCGTCACCGGGCAGCACGACGTCGTGGTCCGTGACATCCGGCTGGGCGGCCTGGACGCTTCCGGCTCGTCGGCGCTGACCGTGAACCACGTCCTGGTCACGCCGCTGAACTCCGCCGCCGACAACCGCTTGGCTCCCTTCGGGATACGGCTTTCCGCGACGACCGACTCGACCGTCACCGACAGCCACGTCGACGCCGACAACACCGATGGCAACAACCTGGCCGTGGGCATCCTCGTCGAGAACGGGTCGGACCGCACGACGGTCAGCGGCACGATCCTCGGCGATGTCTACGGCACCGGCATCCAGGTCACCGACTCGAAAGACGTGCGCCTCGTCTCGGACACGGCCGCCGGCAACATCGCCGACGTCGTCCTGTCCGGAGCCTCTACCGGCGCCGTGGTCGAGAACGATATCTTCGCCGACGGCGGTCCCCAACCGGCCCTCACCGTGGCCGTCACGGCGATCGCCAACACTCTGGTGGGACACAACCTCTTTGGCAGCGCTGGTCGGACGACGTCGGTTCTTTGGGGAACCAGCGTCTACGCGACCGGCCAGGCTTTCGACAGCGCGCTTCTGGGGTCGGCGGACCTGGACGGTGCGGCGCAGCTCGACACCTCCAACGACCCGGATTGGCCGGCCACGCCTCAGGAGTACTTCGTCGCGCCTTCCTACCGGCTGACCTGGAACTCCCCGGCCATCGACTCGGCCGACGCGGCCGCCCCGGGTGAGCCGGCCGTCGACCGGGTCGACGACCCCGACGTGGCGGACACCGGATCCGGATCGGTCGGCTACGCCGACCGCGGCGCCCGCGAGTTCACGGGCATGCAGACCAGGCCGTTCACCGCCACCGCATCACTGGGCCTGTCACCGCAGAACTACTTGGACGCCACCGTGCACACCGACGGGATGTTCCAGTGGTCCGGCCCGGTGTCAGCCCTTTATTCCTACGGTGACGGTTCCGCCACGACGAGTCAGAGCACTCACCACTACCCCGCAGCCGGGACCTACCACGGCACCGTGACGTTCACCGGCCAGAAGGGTGAGACGGCGACAGCGGAGTTCACCGCTTCCCCGGCCCCCACCAAGGTGACGCCGATGGTGTCGTCCTTCCAGCCGAACGCCAATGATCCGCACTTGATCACGATCAGCGCTTCCGGGGGCCCGGGCGCGACATACGACTTCGAATTCGGCGACGGGCAATCGGACAAGAACAACTACGCCGGATACTCCGACCACTACTACGCGGCATCCGGCACCTACACCGTCACCGTCACGGTCCGCGACCAGAACGGATGGACAGGCACCGCGTCCACGCAGGTGACCGTCACCATCCCCGGCCAGACGCCACCGCCACCGCCGCCGGCCGGTGCGGGCGGGACCGTCACCCGCGTAGGCGGCCGGGACCGCTACGAGACCGCGATCGACGCCTCACTCCGCCAGTTCCCCGGCGGCACCGCGAAGGCGGTCGTCCTGGCCCGCGGCGACGCGTTCGCCGACGCGCTGGCCGGCGGACCGCTGGCCGCACACGTCGGCGGCCCCCTGCTGCTGACCGACCCCAAGGACCTCGGCACGCCTACCGCGGCGGAGATCGATCGGGTGCTCGGCCACGACCATTCCCGCACCGTCTACCTTCTGGGCGGGGAGTCGGCGATCAGCCCGGCGGTTGAGAAGCAGGTGCGTGCGCTCGGCTACCGGATCGTCCGCTACGGTGGCGCGAGCCGGTTCGACACCGCTCTGAAGATCGCGCAGGACGGCATGGGCGCCACGGCCACGGTCGTGGTGGCCCGCGGCGACGACTTCGCCGACGCGCTGGCGGCCGGACCGCTCGCGGCGAACCGCGGCGCCGTACTGGTGCTCTCGGACAAGAACCGCATGGATCCAGCCACGGCTGCCTTCGTGCAGGCCCACCAGACCGTGATCGCGGTCGGCGGGCCGGCTTGGGACGCCGTGGCGAAGCAGGTCCCTGCCAGGGGCAAGCAGATCGAGACCGCCGTCGGCAACGACCGGTACGCCACAGCGGCGAACACCGTGCAGCTTTTCCATTTGAGCGCTGTGACTCTGTTCGGTGTGGCGACCGGGACGACTTTCCCGGACGCCCTGTCCGGCGGCGCGCTGATGGCCGCCGCTGGCCAGCCGCTGCTGCTCACGGACCCGAACGCGCTGCCGGCCGACACCGCCCGCGAGCTGACCGTCGACGGGAAGCGCAAGGCGAACGTCACCCTGTTCGGCGGGCAGGCGGCGATCTCCGACTCCGTCGAGGAGCAGATCGCCGCATTGGTAGAGCTGCACCCCTGA
- a CDS encoding IS3 family transposase has translation METELDPLRDPAADPHPDLAVVLDAFSRRVVGWSIADHLRAELVCDALDMARWRRRPAPGQTVAHSDDGSQYTSWAFGQRLRTAGLLGSMGTIGDCFDNSTAESFFGTLQLELLDRQAWATRQELANAIFEYIEAWYNPYRRHSTIGMLSPAKFEQAYALTAA, from the coding sequence GTGGAAACTGAGCTTGACCCGCTCCGGGACCCTGCCGCCGATCCGCACCCGGACCTGGCGGTCGTGCTGGACGCCTTCAGCCGCCGGGTGGTGGGCTGGTCGATCGCCGACCATCTACGGGCCGAGTTGGTCTGCGACGCCCTCGACATGGCCCGCTGGCGCCGACGGCCCGCGCCCGGCCAGACCGTGGCACACAGCGACGACGGGTCGCAATACACCTCTTGGGCCTTCGGCCAGCGGCTACGCACCGCCGGCCTGCTCGGATCCATGGGAACAATCGGAGACTGCTTCGACAACTCCACGGCCGAATCGTTCTTCGGCACCCTGCAGTTGGAGCTCCTGGACCGACAGGCCTGGGCCACCCGACAGGAACTCGCCAACGCGATATTCGAGTACATCGAAGCCTGGTACAACCCGTACCGCCGACACTCCACGATCGGCATGCTCAGCCCCGCAAAATTCGAACAAGCATACGCTCTCACTGCTGCTTAG
- a CDS encoding integrase core domain-containing protein, whose product MLLRLTYLAVTNAFAALRLLPMSDRDKDAEILALRHQLAVLHRQLSPARARFAPEDRAFLAALLQPLSRASLRRLPLIVSPDTVLRWHRNLIHRRHAKTSRPKHRGRPRTVASIRRLVLRLVRDNPSWGYRRVHGELATLGIKVAASTVWEILKDEGINPAPERDATSWAAFLRSQADALLACDFIETVTLTGQRQYILAVIEHATRRVRVLGTTAHPTAAWVTQASRNLVMDLEEAGATAKYLIRDRDAKFPPLFDEILAQAGVQVVLSGIRMPRMNSVMERWVQTCRYELLDRTLIWNQHHLQHALHEYETHYNSHRAHQAIQQAAPLRAVPTPITDPQHITDLDIRRHDRLGGIIHEYQHAA is encoded by the coding sequence ATGCTGCTGCGTTTGACTTATCTGGCCGTGACCAACGCCTTCGCCGCGCTGCGGCTGCTGCCGATGAGCGACCGTGATAAGGATGCAGAGATCCTGGCCCTGCGTCATCAGCTTGCGGTTCTGCACCGTCAACTCAGTCCGGCACGGGCCAGGTTTGCCCCCGAGGACCGGGCCTTTCTCGCAGCGCTGCTGCAGCCTCTATCTCGTGCCTCGTTGCGCCGGCTGCCATTGATCGTCAGCCCGGACACCGTCCTGCGATGGCATCGCAATCTGATACACCGACGCCATGCGAAAACCTCCCGGCCCAAGCACCGTGGACGCCCGAGAACGGTCGCTTCGATCCGGCGGCTGGTGCTGCGCCTGGTCCGGGACAATCCGAGTTGGGGCTATCGCCGCGTGCACGGGGAGTTGGCGACGCTGGGCATCAAGGTTGCCGCCTCGACCGTCTGGGAGATCCTCAAGGATGAGGGCATCAACCCGGCACCTGAGCGCGACGCCACCAGTTGGGCTGCGTTCCTGCGCAGCCAGGCCGACGCGCTGCTGGCGTGCGACTTCATCGAGACAGTCACCCTGACCGGACAGCGCCAGTACATCCTGGCCGTCATCGAGCATGCCACCCGGCGGGTGCGCGTGCTGGGCACCACGGCCCATCCCACCGCCGCCTGGGTCACCCAAGCGTCGCGGAACCTGGTCATGGATCTGGAAGAAGCCGGAGCCACAGCTAAGTATCTGATCCGGGACCGCGACGCGAAGTTCCCACCGCTGTTCGACGAGATCCTCGCACAAGCTGGGGTCCAGGTCGTGCTCAGCGGGATCCGCATGCCGCGGATGAACTCCGTGATGGAGCGGTGGGTGCAGACCTGCCGCTACGAACTGCTGGACCGCACCTTGATCTGGAACCAGCATCACCTGCAGCACGCCCTGCACGAGTACGAAACGCACTACAACAGCCACCGCGCCCACCAAGCGATACAGCAGGCAGCGCCACTACGCGCAGTGCCCACACCGATCACCGACCCACAGCACATCACCGACCTCGACATCCGCCGACACGACCGACTCGGCGGCATCATCCACGAATACCAACACGCAGCCTGA
- a CDS encoding DUF4185 domain-containing protein, translated as MTQATQVQQITGPLSARWGIDGADLGVAWSDGVSVFHVFGDNYSSAVPGFGGPTGTDWQPNALGWDTTGDLCTEFQYTGFADGTDTPSGNRQAILPAISSSEDGIVPSGGIHVNGKDYLKYISFPLGHTGQEQTRANGIAESDDGGITWHRVDTAVWMNDSSYTEKFQQQALAEGPDGYVYVYSTPSERHGDVYLMQVPDAAILDKEAYRYWTGTGWSSTESSAEAVFAGPAGEMSAQYLPSVNRWVAMYNDDNDTSNGSTVLRYSTCPTGPWSSPQTVLPDSVRTIYAPMIDPRSTGTDLYFYGSDWHTYQTYLFHSTINLP; from the coding sequence GTGACCCAAGCCACGCAGGTCCAGCAGATCACCGGGCCCCTGTCCGCACGGTGGGGAATAGACGGCGCGGACCTCGGGGTGGCGTGGTCCGACGGCGTCTCGGTGTTCCACGTCTTCGGTGACAACTACAGCTCGGCCGTCCCCGGCTTCGGCGGGCCGACCGGGACGGACTGGCAGCCCAACGCCCTCGGGTGGGACACCACCGGGGATCTCTGCACGGAATTTCAGTACACAGGGTTCGCCGACGGGACCGACACCCCGTCCGGGAACCGGCAGGCGATCCTGCCTGCCATCTCCAGCTCCGAGGACGGAATCGTGCCGTCCGGCGGCATCCACGTCAACGGCAAGGACTACCTGAAGTACATCAGCTTCCCGCTGGGCCACACCGGCCAGGAGCAGACGCGGGCCAACGGCATCGCGGAGTCGGACGACGGCGGAATCACCTGGCACCGGGTGGACACCGCTGTCTGGATGAACGACTCCTCGTACACCGAGAAGTTCCAGCAGCAGGCTCTGGCCGAGGGACCGGACGGGTACGTGTACGTCTACTCCACCCCCTCGGAGCGGCACGGTGACGTCTACCTGATGCAGGTGCCCGACGCGGCCATCCTGGACAAGGAGGCGTACCGGTACTGGACCGGGACCGGGTGGTCCTCGACGGAGTCATCGGCCGAGGCGGTTTTCGCCGGGCCCGCCGGAGAGATGTCGGCCCAGTACCTTCCCTCGGTGAACCGGTGGGTGGCGATGTACAACGACGACAACGACACCTCGAATGGCTCGACGGTCCTGCGGTACTCCACCTGCCCCACCGGGCCGTGGTCGTCCCCGCAGACGGTCCTGCCGGACAGCGTCCGGACGATCTACGCCCCGATGATCGACCCCCGCTCGACGGGGACGGACCTCTACTTCTACGGATCGGACTGGCACACCTATCAGACTTACCTGTTCCACTCGACGATCAACCTCCCCTGA